A genomic stretch from Chitinophagaceae bacterium includes:
- a CDS encoding methylmalonyl-CoA mutase, which yields MSTQTINKKADTPKTEGVYKPVNKLRIVTAASLFDGHDAAINIMRRIIQSSGAEVIHLGHDRSAAEIVNCAIQEDAQAIAITSYQGGHTEFFKYMHDLLKEKNAGHVKLFGGGGGTILPEEVKELQDYGITRIYSPDDGRTLGLQGMINDLLKQSDFPTGKDKISDISALNTDNKLLIAKLISIAENNPESYSGLKEKIEIANSKFDTPILGITGTGGAGKSSLVDELVRRFLLDFEDKTVAIISVDPSKRKTGGALLGDRIRMNAIDNPRVYMRSLATRQSNLALSKHIKDALQIVKSAGFDLIILETSGIGQSDTEIIDHSDLSLYVMTPEYGAATQLEKIDMLDFADVVALNKFDKRGAMDALRDVKKQFKRNHGLWEANEDDLPVFGTIASQFNDPGMNNLYLNLMKSITQKTGKAFNTGMVFTGELSEKIHIIPPSRVRYLSEIAETINRYDSKAREQAEIAEKMQHLEETQSLLEKHGTKDSIQTKEIENLISSLKEQLLPDVRKILENWDEENERYKNDTYVYQVRGKDINVKTHNKSLSQLDIPKIATPKYRSWGDRIKWAKQENFPGKFPYTAGVFPFKREGEDPARMFAGEGSPERTNRRFHYVSTDMPAKRLSTAFDSVTLYGRDPDHRPDIYGKIGNSGVSICCLDDAKKLYSGFNLADPKTSVSMTINGPASILTGFFMNAAIDQQCEIYIKQNGLEDEVKQKMKKYFADKGISQPVYTGTLPPTNDGLGLMLLGITGDKVLPADVYEKIKINTLSAVRGTVQADILKEDQAQNTCIFSTEFSLKLMGDVQSYFIENNVRNFYSVSISGYHIAEAGANPITQLAFTLANGFTYVEYYLSRGMDINKFAPNLSFFFSNGIDPEYAVIGRVARKIWAKALKEKYGADSRSQMLKYHIQTSGRSLHAQEIDFNDIRTTLQALYAIFDNCNSLHTNAYDEAITTPTEESVRRALAIQLIINKELGLAKNENPIQGSFIIDELTDLVEKAVLLEFDRITERGGVLGAMETMYQRGKIQEESLYYETLKHTGEFPIIGVNTFLSSKGSPTVLPGEVIRATKDEKEQQIKNLQTLHKLYAEEQNEVINKLKEDALKNKNLFTSLMNITKYASLGQITKALFEIGGQYRRNM from the coding sequence ATGAGTACACAAACAATCAATAAAAAAGCAGATACTCCCAAAACGGAGGGAGTGTATAAACCTGTAAATAAATTAAGAATAGTAACAGCTGCCTCTTTGTTTGACGGGCATGATGCCGCCATAAATATTATGCGTAGAATTATACAATCATCAGGGGCTGAAGTAATTCACCTCGGGCATGACCGCTCTGCCGCTGAGATTGTAAATTGCGCTATACAAGAAGATGCACAGGCAATCGCGATAACCAGTTATCAGGGAGGACATACCGAGTTTTTTAAATACATGCATGATTTGCTGAAAGAAAAAAACGCAGGACATGTAAAACTATTCGGTGGTGGTGGCGGAACAATTCTACCGGAAGAAGTCAAAGAACTGCAGGATTATGGAATTACTCGTATTTATTCACCTGATGATGGAAGAACCCTCGGCTTACAGGGAATGATAAATGACCTTCTTAAACAATCGGACTTTCCAACCGGAAAAGATAAAATCAGTGACATTTCAGCTTTGAATACAGATAACAAACTATTGATTGCCAAGCTTATTTCCATTGCAGAAAATAACCCTGAAAGCTATTCCGGCTTAAAAGAAAAAATTGAAATCGCTAATAGCAAATTTGACACCCCAATTCTGGGAATAACCGGAACCGGTGGAGCAGGGAAATCTTCTTTGGTTGATGAATTGGTTAGAAGATTTCTTTTAGATTTTGAAGATAAAACGGTAGCTATCATTTCCGTTGACCCTTCCAAAAGAAAAACCGGGGGAGCACTTTTAGGCGATAGAATACGCATGAATGCAATTGACAACCCAAGAGTTTACATGCGTTCTTTGGCTACAAGACAAAGCAATCTGGCATTGTCAAAGCACATAAAAGATGCCTTACAAATTGTAAAATCTGCCGGTTTTGACCTTATTATTCTGGAAACTTCCGGAATCGGGCAATCTGATACCGAAATTATAGACCATTCTGACTTATCGCTTTATGTAATGACTCCGGAATATGGTGCTGCTACACAACTTGAAAAAATTGATATGCTTGACTTTGCAGATGTTGTAGCATTAAACAAATTTGACAAAAGAGGAGCTATGGATGCTCTGCGTGATGTTAAAAAGCAATTTAAAAGAAATCACGGACTTTGGGAAGCCAATGAGGACGATCTGCCTGTTTTTGGCACCATTGCTTCTCAATTCAACGACCCGGGCATGAACAACCTGTATCTAAACCTAATGAAAAGTATTACCCAAAAAACAGGTAAAGCCTTTAATACAGGTATGGTTTTTACAGGAGAGTTATCTGAAAAAATTCATATAATTCCACCTTCCAGAGTTCGCTATTTATCTGAGATAGCTGAAACGATTAATCGTTATGACTCAAAAGCCCGGGAACAAGCTGAAATTGCTGAAAAAATGCAGCACCTGGAAGAAACACAATCTTTACTGGAAAAACACGGAACTAAAGATTCAATTCAAACTAAAGAAATAGAAAATTTGATAAGTTCTTTAAAAGAACAGTTGCTCCCGGATGTTAGAAAAATTTTGGAAAATTGGGATGAAGAAAACGAACGATATAAAAATGACACCTATGTATATCAGGTAAGAGGAAAAGATATTAATGTTAAAACGCATAATAAATCTTTATCTCAGCTTGACATACCTAAAATTGCAACCCCTAAATACAGATCCTGGGGTGACAGAATCAAATGGGCAAAGCAGGAAAACTTTCCGGGAAAATTTCCATATACTGCGGGGGTATTCCCATTCAAACGTGAGGGAGAAGATCCTGCCCGTATGTTTGCCGGAGAAGGAAGTCCTGAAAGAACAAACAGAAGGTTTCATTATGTCAGTACTGACATGCCGGCCAAGAGGCTCTCTACAGCATTTGACTCAGTAACTCTTTATGGACGTGATCCGGATCACAGACCTGATATTTACGGAAAAATTGGAAACTCAGGGGTATCTATCTGTTGTCTGGATGATGCAAAAAAATTATATTCCGGATTTAATCTGGCCGACCCAAAAACTTCAGTTTCCATGACCATTAACGGTCCGGCTTCAATATTAACCGGCTTTTTTATGAATGCCGCCATAGATCAACAATGCGAGATTTACATAAAACAAAATGGACTGGAAGATGAAGTAAAGCAAAAAATGAAAAAGTATTTTGCTGACAAGGGAATCTCACAACCGGTATATACAGGTACTTTACCACCCACAAATGATGGTCTTGGCCTAATGCTCTTAGGCATTACCGGAGACAAAGTGCTTCCGGCAGATGTGTATGAAAAAATAAAGATTAACACCTTAAGTGCTGTTCGCGGAACCGTACAGGCAGATATCTTAAAAGAAGATCAGGCACAAAATACCTGTATTTTCTCAACTGAATTTTCACTAAAGCTAATGGGTGATGTGCAATCTTACTTTATTGAAAATAATGTAAGAAATTTTTATTCTGTTTCTATTTCAGGATATCACATTGCAGAGGCTGGTGCAAATCCTATCACTCAGCTGGCTTTTACACTTGCCAATGGATTTACTTATGTTGAGTATTATCTTTCCAGAGGAATGGATATAAATAAATTTGCTCCGAATCTTTCTTTCTTTTTCTCAAATGGTATTGACCCGGAATATGCTGTAATAGGCAGGGTTGCCAGAAAAATATGGGCTAAAGCTTTAAAAGAAAAATACGGTGCTGACAGCCGCTCTCAAATGCTTAAGTATCACATTCAGACAAGTGGCAGATCGCTTCATGCTCAAGAGATTGATTTTAATGATATCAGAACTACTTTACAGGCGCTTTATGCTATTTTTGACAACTGTAACTCTCTGCATACCAACGCTTATGATGAAGCAATCACTACTCCAACTGAGGAATCCGTCAGAAGAGCTCTTGCAATTCAATTAATAATTAACAAGGAATTAGGCCTGGCTAAAAATGAAAATCCGATTCAGGGATCTTTTATCATTGATGAATTAACCGATTTAGTTGAAAAAGCTGTTCTTTTAGAATTTGACAGAATTACAGAAAGAGGTGGAGTATTAGGAGCTATGGAGACCATGTATCAAAGAGGAAAAATTCAGGAAGAAAGCCTGTATTATGAAACTTTAAAGCATACCGGAGAATTTCCAATTATTGGTGTGAATACTTTTCTTTCATCAAAAGGCTCTCCAACAGTACTTCCCGGTGAAGTAATCAGAGCTACTAAAGATGAAAAAGAACAACAAATTAAAAATCTGCAAACTTTACATAAGTTATACGCTGAAGAGCAAAATGAGGTAATAAACAAACTTAAAGAAGATGCGCTAAAAAATAAAAATCTCTTTACAAGTCTCA
- a CDS encoding DNA starvation/stationary phase protection protein gives MSKIGLEKKKAEKVADKMNVLLANYHIYYQNLRNFHWNITGENFFELHEKFEDYYTETLTHIDEIAERILTLGFRPTSNVSDYLKISKIKEAGKIIVDKEMVKIVVDNMNTLLEIEREVIEEADKAGDEGTQDLIAPYISGKEKDIWMLNAFLK, from the coding sequence ATGAGTAAAATTGGATTAGAAAAAAAGAAAGCGGAAAAAGTAGCTGATAAAATGAATGTTTTATTAGCTAATTATCACATTTACTACCAAAATCTAAGAAATTTCCACTGGAACATTACGGGTGAAAACTTCTTTGAATTACATGAAAAATTTGAAGATTATTATACTGAAACTTTAACCCATATTGATGAAATTGCCGAGAGAATTTTAACACTCGGATTTCGTCCTACCAGCAATGTATCGGACTATCTGAAAATTTCTAAAATTAAAGAAGCCGGCAAAATAATAGTTGACAAGGAAATGGTTAAAATTGTTGTAGACAATATGAATACTTTACTGGAAATTGAAAGAGAGGTGATTGAAGAAGCTGATAAAGCAGGAGATGAAGGTACACAAGATTTAATTGCTCCCTATATCAGTGGAAAAGAAAAGGATATATGGATGCTGAATGCATTCCTAAAGTAA